The following coding sequences lie in one Calidithermus timidus DSM 17022 genomic window:
- a CDS encoding ABC transporter permease produces MLSVAHPAKPQSAWALAWRRFRKHRLAMGALVVVLLLVLMALLAPLLAPYDPTAQPTGGDLASFYFQGPSREHWLGTDDLGRDVLSRIIYGSRISLLVGFTVAISAVILGTILGTLAGYFSGRPLRFYVGPLAPQGWHPPLFALWRVISWVLFYAFLYFVARLSWMLASDAVRAVLGGSWTPGNALSSLALLLVWALVALAAVWGLWGRLQLDLDIVISRLIDFMLTIPTLPLLLVLSALLRDPGVAVGRWAEALFGSAASVFIIISILVIFGWITIARLVRGAVLSLREQEFAAAAQALGASEARVMFRHLVPNAIAPIIVQATLEVGNAILVEAALSFLGFGIQPPVATWGNMLTNAQEYIFSAPWLALAPGFMIFLTVLAFNYLGDGLRDALDPRSRL; encoded by the coding sequence ATGCTAAGCGTCGCTCATCCTGCCAAACCTCAAAGCGCCTGGGCCCTAGCCTGGCGCCGCTTCCGCAAGCACCGCCTGGCCATGGGCGCCCTGGTGGTGGTGCTCCTTCTGGTGCTGATGGCCCTCCTAGCCCCCCTGCTGGCCCCCTACGACCCCACCGCCCAACCCACCGGAGGCGATCTGGCTTCCTTTTACTTTCAAGGCCCCAGCCGCGAGCACTGGCTGGGCACCGACGACCTAGGCCGCGACGTGCTCTCACGCATCATCTACGGCTCGCGCATCTCGCTGCTGGTGGGCTTCACCGTGGCCATTTCGGCGGTGATTTTGGGGACCATCTTGGGCACGCTGGCCGGCTATTTCTCGGGCCGCCCCCTGCGCTTTTACGTAGGCCCCCTGGCCCCTCAGGGTTGGCACCCTCCCCTCTTCGCCTTGTGGCGGGTGATCTCCTGGGTGCTTTTCTACGCTTTCCTCTACTTCGTGGCCCGTCTGAGCTGGATGCTGGCCTCCGACGCGGTGCGGGCCGTGCTGGGGGGAAGCTGGACTCCGGGCAACGCCCTCTCGAGCCTGGCCCTCCTACTGGTGTGGGCCCTGGTGGCCCTGGCCGCGGTCTGGGGCTTGTGGGGCCGGTTGCAGTTGGACCTAGACATCGTCATCAGCCGCCTGATCGACTTCATGCTGACCATCCCTACCCTGCCGCTGCTGCTGGTGCTCTCGGCGCTGCTGCGCGACCCTGGGGTGGCGGTGGGCCGTTGGGCCGAGGCCCTCTTCGGCAGCGCGGCCAGCGTGTTCATCATCATCAGCATCCTGGTGATCTTCGGCTGGATCACCATCGCCCGGCTGGTGCGCGGGGCCGTCCTCTCCCTGCGCGAGCAGGAGTTCGCCGCCGCGGCTCAGGCCCTGGGGGCTTCCGAGGCTCGGGTGATGTTCCGCCACCTGGTACCCAACGCCATCGCCCCCATCATCGTGCAAGCCACCCTCGAGGTGGGCAATGCCATCCTGGTCGAGGCTGCGCTCTCCTTCTTGGGCTTCGGCATCCAGCCCCCCGTCGCCACCTGGGGCAACATGCTCACCAACGCCCAGGAGTACATCTTCAGCGCCCCCTGGCTGGCCCTGGCACCGGGTTTCATGATCTTCCTCACGGTGCTGGCGTTCAACTACCTGGGCGACGGCCTGCGGGACGCGCTCGACCCCAGAAGCCGCTTGTAG
- a CDS encoding ABC transporter permease: protein MFAYTVRRLLQMVPLLFAASVVIYALLALQPGDPLDQLRQANPRITAEQLEALKRAYGLDQPIYVRYFKWLGRALQGDLGLSRDYGISAAQFIFQQRLPYTLLLSGLALLISLAVAIPVGIFSAVRQYSTADYAITTLAFMGYSMPVFFLGILLLFLFTVWIPDHLAFFPRFPIGGVPNLLWSDVRSGNVGFLAFLGQWAWHLVLPVLALSVIQMATYTRFMRASLLEVLNQDFVRTARAKGLAERKVLYKHALRNALIPIVTVVGLAIPGVLSGAVITETIFSWPGMGRAIFDSLVAKDYNVAMAALAFLAFLTALFNLITDLMYAVVDPRIRYS from the coding sequence ATGTTTGCTTACACGGTACGCCGGCTGCTTCAGATGGTGCCGCTTTTGTTCGCGGCCTCGGTGGTGATCTACGCGCTTCTGGCCTTGCAGCCGGGGGATCCATTGGACCAGTTGCGTCAGGCCAACCCCCGCATCACCGCCGAGCAGCTCGAGGCCCTCAAGCGCGCCTACGGTCTGGACCAGCCCATCTACGTGCGTTACTTCAAGTGGCTGGGCCGGGCGTTGCAAGGCGACCTGGGCCTCAGCCGCGACTACGGCATCTCGGCAGCGCAGTTCATCTTTCAGCAGCGCCTGCCCTACACCCTTCTGCTCTCCGGGCTGGCTCTGCTGATCTCCCTGGCGGTGGCCATCCCGGTGGGGATCTTCTCGGCGGTGCGGCAGTACTCCACCGCCGATTACGCCATCACCACCCTGGCTTTCATGGGGTACTCCATGCCGGTCTTCTTCTTGGGCATCCTGCTTTTGTTCTTGTTCACGGTCTGGATTCCCGACCACCTCGCCTTCTTCCCCCGCTTCCCCATCGGGGGGGTGCCCAACCTGCTGTGGTCGGACGTGCGCTCGGGCAACGTGGGGTTTTTGGCTTTCCTCGGGCAGTGGGCCTGGCACCTGGTTCTGCCGGTTCTGGCCCTCTCGGTGATCCAGATGGCCACCTATACCCGCTTCATGCGAGCCAGCCTGCTCGAGGTGCTGAACCAAGACTTCGTGCGCACTGCTCGAGCCAAGGGGTTGGCCGAGCGCAAGGTGCTCTATAAACACGCCCTGCGAAACGCCCTGATCCCTATCGTGACCGTGGTGGGTCTGGCCATACCCGGGGTTCTGAGCGGGGCGGTAATCACCGAGACCATCTTCTCCTGGCCGGGCATGGGACGGGCCATCTTCGACTCGCTGGTGGCTAAGGACTACAACGTGGCCATGGCCGCCCTGGCTTTCCTGGCCTTTCTCACCGCCCTCTTCAACCTGATCACCGACCTCATGTATGCGGTGGTAGACCCCCGCATCCGCTACAGCTAG